One window from the genome of Rariglobus hedericola encodes:
- a CDS encoding DUF4175 domain-containing protein yields MSAPLSTSALPAPLRNALTRVAGKHLALQVLIGLAWLVISAALLLVAQTLLDRLMDFPRAVRVAFLVLDAGVLGAVFYRKLIRPWRRRWHATDAAFAIQRQWPALGSRVISAVQLANSSADGRGAGSPLLVQALVQETAAQVPALPLGLVVPAKPAVRRVFTAIILSATIAALAWWQWPLASVLLRRVALADIPLPTNTVVEAETRDLNSAAGSNVTLSAFARGVIPPQGRLELALAGGERRTILVRPDNENPARFAFVFENIQKSFTYRFYLGDGRGPVFKVTALPAPLLEQAEFIQEFPAYTRRPPLRQPAGALTLFPGSKIRVVAQANQPVKSIELRFAGDDAPAAIPLSVDADAPKVARGEFTVPAAGFTGLSLPLVSAEGIASTDSTVYPVRMETDRVPTVRIDEPTTSSETIVSTARLAVRARVRDDFALAKVELVTEVAGGAQSRRLLTVGDNGVVSHTFIPVSETPPLTEGAQLTWWIEATDNNNVTGPGIGTSERKQLAIVSFTQKQEEMLKRLEETSRRMEDVARRQSEVRGNLGDALRRNDEKTP; encoded by the coding sequence ATGAGCGCGCCCCTCTCCACGTCCGCCCTTCCCGCTCCGCTCCGTAATGCGCTCACCCGCGTCGCCGGCAAACACCTCGCCTTGCAGGTGCTCATCGGCCTCGCGTGGCTGGTCATCTCCGCCGCGCTCCTGCTGGTCGCCCAGACGTTGCTCGATCGCCTGATGGATTTCCCCCGCGCCGTTCGCGTCGCGTTTCTCGTGCTCGACGCGGGCGTTCTCGGCGCGGTGTTTTATCGCAAACTCATCCGCCCATGGCGCCGCCGCTGGCATGCCACGGATGCCGCCTTCGCCATCCAGCGCCAGTGGCCCGCCCTCGGCAGCCGCGTCATCTCCGCCGTCCAGCTGGCCAACTCCTCCGCCGATGGCCGCGGCGCGGGCTCACCGCTGCTCGTGCAGGCGCTCGTGCAGGAAACCGCCGCACAAGTTCCTGCTCTGCCCCTCGGCCTCGTCGTCCCCGCCAAGCCCGCGGTCCGTCGCGTATTCACCGCCATCATCCTTTCCGCAACCATCGCCGCGCTCGCCTGGTGGCAATGGCCGCTCGCCTCCGTGCTCCTTCGCCGCGTCGCCCTGGCCGACATCCCGCTGCCGACCAACACCGTGGTCGAAGCCGAAACCCGCGACCTCAATTCCGCCGCCGGCTCCAATGTCACGCTCTCCGCTTTCGCCCGCGGCGTGATCCCTCCCCAAGGCCGTCTCGAACTCGCCCTCGCCGGCGGGGAACGCCGCACGATCCTTGTCCGGCCGGACAACGAAAACCCCGCGCGCTTCGCCTTCGTTTTCGAAAACATCCAGAAATCCTTCACCTATCGTTTCTATCTCGGTGACGGCCGCGGTCCGGTTTTCAAAGTCACCGCGCTCCCCGCCCCGTTGCTCGAACAGGCCGAGTTCATCCAGGAGTTCCCCGCCTACACCCGCCGCCCTCCGCTCCGCCAGCCCGCCGGCGCACTCACGCTTTTCCCCGGCTCCAAAATCCGTGTCGTTGCCCAGGCCAACCAGCCCGTGAAGTCCATCGAGCTGCGCTTCGCCGGTGACGACGCCCCCGCCGCCATCCCGCTCTCCGTCGATGCCGACGCCCCCAAGGTCGCCCGCGGTGAATTCACCGTGCCCGCCGCCGGCTTCACCGGCCTGAGCCTGCCTCTCGTGAGCGCCGAGGGCATCGCCTCGACCGACAGCACGGTTTACCCCGTGCGCATGGAGACCGACCGCGTCCCCACCGTGCGTATCGACGAACCCACTACGTCGTCCGAAACCATCGTCTCCACCGCGCGCCTCGCCGTCCGTGCCCGCGTCCGCGACGACTTCGCCCTCGCCAAGGTCGAGCTCGTCACCGAGGTCGCCGGCGGCGCGCAATCGCGACGCCTCCTCACCGTCGGCGACAACGGCGTGGTCAGCCACACGTTCATCCCCGTGTCCGAAACACCCCCGCTCACCGAGGGCGCCCAGCTCACCTGGTGGATCGAGGCGACCGACAACAACAACGTCACCGGCCCCGGCATCGGCACCAGCGAACGCAAGCAGCTCGCCATCGTGAGCTTCACCCAAAAGCAGGAAGAAATGCTCAAGCGCCTTGAGGAAACCTCCCGCCGGATGGAAGATGTGGCCCGCCGCCAGAGCGAAGTGCGTGGAAACCTCGGCGATGCCCTTCGCCGCAACGACGAGAAAACACCCTGA
- a CDS encoding beta strand repeat-containing protein, which yields MNTPIRYLSRLSALLLSVCPAVGLLTSPVFSQTTYYWDGNAATTGSGATTLAGNWGGGSASAFWGTLIDGTSATTAATITSSDTVVFSANDGSGTANNWNTGYTVTLGAAQSVAGIVINGASVGSGNTGGTLTLAGTGSPGLTIGAGGLTINGSNGDPTLAATIGTITLGDDQTWNVYNAHKYSVAAAVAGNAGSGSTRMWTLGYLTPYTNDYSGIISNGSGGGDLAITVNNTNGVSTGTGVHNISGTANTYTGKTTISRGILQITSLKNVGGGSSSLGAVTTVGNGTIDIGSGTNSGSLYYNGSAASTSDRVINLAGSTGGATISSLSATAANTLTLTSNITAATGNKTLTLQGTNTGANTISGIIGDPDGASKISLVKSEGGRWVLGGANTYSGGTTINAGTLSVGATGTLGQNVVGNNVTIAGGNLLLGAGTNIGSNQAISITAAGGGIGVAFTPVSFPTLTDNSGSTGGVFGLNYTGTGGIGSVTGIDSLFTSSSYWFLGSFVGGSGTYTGNSLTAGNGGNYRLGGGGGILTMQNNVLTGANNLIVGSTGGGTVIMSGANTYSGKTTLQNGTLSVSSVNKVSGGSASSSLGAPVTIGDGTINIGSGSNAVTFNYTGTGETTDRVLNFTGTTGGVTFTNTGTGNLNFTGTSTFTGAGAKAFVLGTTADAFGGTLGPILDNGGVTTVTKNGLTNSTWTLNGTNTYTGTTQINGGVLSNSGVLASSARINLAGGGTNFAILQGQGTITRQLGAGASRLDWAANGGFAAKGGKLTLTLTNNTGVAAGALTWGAGSFMGTGITPMVFGSSTADNQVELTNNFTLGDNVSANFNRYIHVEKGVGGDSALLSGVISVGGGTSSLNGFVKSGAGTLILSGNNTYTGTTTFSNATSGILLINGNQTAATGAVTVSTGNTLGGSGIIGGGTTVNSGAFLTPGGTEGGTGVLTFNNGLVMNGTTTLQVLSAGTRGTAYDAVNIAAGTFTGTGALVINFSSFLGDAASFDLFGGAAFNALPVFTSVTATGVYAGAFSLSGGVYTFTDGMQTLTLNVSTGDLLVSGLSAVPEPSTYAALAGGLALAGAWFTRRRRISAA from the coding sequence ATGAATACCCCCATTCGTTATCTTTCGCGCCTGAGTGCGCTTTTGCTTTCAGTCTGCCCGGCTGTCGGATTGCTGACCTCCCCGGTTTTTTCCCAGACGACTTACTATTGGGATGGTAATGCAGCGACGACGGGCAGCGGTGCGACGACGCTGGCCGGCAACTGGGGAGGTGGCAGCGCCTCGGCGTTCTGGGGCACGCTCATCGATGGAACGAGTGCGACCACCGCCGCGACGATCACGAGTTCGGATACGGTGGTATTTTCGGCCAATGACGGTTCGGGCACGGCGAATAATTGGAACACGGGTTATACGGTCACGCTTGGGGCGGCGCAGTCCGTGGCTGGGATTGTCATCAACGGGGCGTCCGTCGGCAGCGGCAATACCGGCGGCACGCTGACGCTCGCGGGCACCGGTTCCCCCGGTCTGACGATTGGCGCAGGCGGCCTGACCATCAACGGCAGCAATGGCGATCCGACCCTCGCCGCCACCATCGGCACGATTACGCTCGGAGACGACCAGACATGGAACGTCTATAACGCCCACAAGTATTCGGTCGCGGCGGCGGTCGCGGGCAACGCCGGCTCCGGCTCCACACGCATGTGGACGCTGGGCTATCTGACCCCCTACACCAACGATTACTCGGGCATCATTTCGAACGGTTCCGGCGGCGGCGATCTCGCGATCACGGTTAACAACACCAATGGCGTGTCCACCGGCACAGGTGTTCACAACATCAGCGGCACCGCCAATACCTACACCGGCAAGACGACGATCTCCCGCGGCATCCTGCAGATCACCTCTCTGAAAAACGTGGGCGGCGGTTCCAGCAGTCTTGGCGCCGTCACCACGGTGGGTAACGGCACGATCGACATCGGTTCCGGCACCAATTCCGGCAGCCTGTATTACAACGGTTCGGCCGCTTCCACCAGTGATCGCGTGATCAACCTGGCCGGCAGCACCGGCGGCGCGACGATCAGCAGCCTCAGCGCCACGGCGGCCAACACGCTCACGCTCACGTCGAACATCACTGCCGCCACCGGCAACAAGACGCTAACTCTTCAAGGCACGAACACCGGTGCGAACACGATCTCGGGCATCATTGGCGATCCCGACGGAGCGAGCAAAATCAGTCTCGTGAAATCCGAGGGTGGTCGCTGGGTTCTGGGCGGGGCGAACACCTACAGCGGCGGCACCACGATCAACGCCGGCACCCTCTCGGTCGGAGCGACCGGCACGCTGGGCCAGAATGTGGTTGGCAACAACGTGACCATTGCGGGCGGCAACCTCCTGCTGGGCGCGGGCACCAACATCGGCTCCAACCAGGCCATCAGCATCACGGCGGCCGGTGGCGGTATCGGCGTGGCCTTCACGCCTGTTTCGTTTCCGACTTTGACCGACAACAGCGGCTCCACCGGTGGTGTATTCGGACTTAACTACACCGGCACGGGCGGCATCGGTTCCGTCACGGGCATCGACTCCCTCTTCACTTCGTCCAGCTACTGGTTCCTCGGTTCCTTTGTCGGTGGCTCGGGCACCTACACGGGCAACAGCCTCACGGCCGGCAACGGCGGCAACTACCGCCTCGGCGGTGGCGGCGGCATTCTGACGATGCAGAACAACGTGCTCACCGGTGCCAACAACCTCATCGTTGGCAGCACCGGCGGCGGCACAGTGATCATGTCGGGCGCCAACACTTACAGCGGCAAGACCACGCTGCAAAACGGCACGCTCTCCGTTTCTTCAGTCAACAAGGTGTCCGGCGGTTCCGCCTCCAGCAGCCTGGGCGCACCGGTCACCATCGGCGATGGCACGATTAACATCGGCTCCGGCTCCAATGCCGTGACGTTCAACTACACCGGCACGGGCGAGACCACCGACCGCGTGCTCAATTTCACCGGCACCACCGGTGGTGTCACCTTCACCAACACCGGCACGGGCAACCTCAACTTCACGGGCACCTCGACGTTCACCGGCGCGGGCGCGAAAGCCTTTGTGCTCGGCACGACTGCGGACGCGTTTGGCGGCACGCTCGGACCGATCCTCGACAACGGTGGCGTGACGACCGTGACCAAGAACGGTTTGACCAACAGCACGTGGACGCTGAACGGCACCAACACCTACACCGGCACGACCCAGATCAACGGCGGCGTGCTTTCCAACTCCGGTGTGCTGGCCTCCTCGGCCCGTATCAATCTGGCGGGCGGCGGCACCAACTTCGCCATCCTTCAAGGCCAGGGCACGATCACGCGCCAGCTCGGCGCGGGTGCGAGCCGGCTCGACTGGGCGGCCAACGGCGGTTTCGCGGCGAAGGGCGGCAAGCTCACGCTCACGCTGACGAACAACACCGGTGTCGCCGCCGGCGCGCTGACATGGGGCGCGGGCAGTTTCATGGGCACCGGTATAACGCCCATGGTGTTTGGCTCATCGACTGCGGACAACCAAGTCGAGCTGACCAACAACTTTACTTTGGGTGACAACGTCTCCGCCAATTTCAACCGTTACATCCACGTTGAAAAAGGCGTCGGCGGGGACAGTGCGTTGCTCTCCGGCGTGATCAGCGTGGGCGGCGGCACCTCTTCATTGAACGGCTTTGTGAAGAGCGGCGCGGGCACGCTGATCCTCTCCGGCAACAATACTTACACCGGCACGACGACCTTTAGCAACGCGACCAGCGGCATCCTGCTGATCAACGGCAACCAGACCGCCGCGACCGGTGCGGTCACCGTCAGCACGGGCAACACACTCGGCGGCTCGGGCATTATCGGTGGTGGGACGACGGTGAACAGCGGCGCGTTTCTCACGCCCGGCGGCACGGAAGGCGGCACCGGAGTGCTGACCTTCAACAATGGTCTCGTGATGAATGGCACCACGACGTTGCAAGTCCTGTCCGCCGGCACGCGCGGCACGGCTTACGATGCGGTCAATATCGCCGCCGGCACGTTTACCGGCACCGGAGCCTTGGTCATTAATTTCAGTTCTTTCCTCGGTGATGCAGCGAGTTTCGACCTGTTCGGCGGTGCGGCTTTCAACGCACTGCCGGTCTTTACTTCGGTCACGGCGACTGGTGTTTATGCCGGCGCTTTTTCGCTGAGCGGCGGTGTCTACACCTTCACCGACGGAATGCAGACGCTGACGCTCAACGTGAGCACCGGCGATCTGCTGGTCAGCGGTTTGTCGGCCGTGCCGGAGCCTTCGACCTACGCGGCACTGGCAGGCGGGCTGGCTTTGGCCGGCGCCTGGTTCACGCGCCGCCGCCGGATTTCCGCCGCCTGA
- a CDS encoding LacI family DNA-binding transcriptional regulator has product MPQPPSLRSLATLTGFSLGTVSMALRDDPRIAPKTRELILRTATAQGYKPDPLLAGRMNHIRRRSATRAPVKLAHVVAWNHLGSYYEFGPFRDFKAGAAARAAEFGYEFEDFLLDDVFMHPQRLAGILRTRSVPGVLIAPVQRPEIIHARLAAGDPWLKLDFTAYATIGYTLNLPRISRTVHDHAAAVEMACLKLSSRGYRRIGLVLSEIMHTRVHRRWLAGWVCSQADLSKAPRPLIAGNLTDPAVFDRWLKREKPDVIITCDWDTVSAHLQRLRLGTPDDIGLVDLQWLSPDSARAAVDQSNHEVGAAAVDIILAQINRHERGEPAIPKTVLVPGRWIEGPSIRPAT; this is encoded by the coding sequence ATGCCCCAGCCTCCCTCCTTGCGTTCGCTTGCCACGCTCACCGGTTTCAGCCTGGGCACCGTATCCATGGCGTTGCGCGACGACCCGCGTATCGCCCCCAAGACCCGGGAGCTGATTCTACGGACTGCGACCGCCCAGGGATATAAGCCCGATCCCCTTCTCGCCGGCCGCATGAACCACATCCGCCGCCGCTCCGCCACCCGCGCCCCGGTCAAGCTTGCCCATGTCGTCGCCTGGAACCACCTCGGCTCCTATTACGAATTCGGCCCGTTCCGCGACTTCAAGGCGGGGGCCGCCGCCCGTGCCGCCGAGTTCGGCTATGAGTTTGAGGACTTCCTGCTCGACGATGTGTTTATGCATCCGCAACGCCTCGCCGGCATTCTGCGCACGCGCTCCGTGCCCGGCGTGCTCATCGCCCCCGTGCAGCGGCCCGAGATCATCCACGCACGCCTCGCCGCCGGCGATCCCTGGCTCAAACTCGATTTCACAGCCTACGCCACCATTGGCTATACCCTCAACCTTCCGCGCATTTCCCGCACCGTCCATGATCACGCCGCAGCTGTGGAAATGGCCTGCTTAAAGCTCTCCTCCCGCGGTTATCGGCGCATCGGCTTGGTGCTGAGTGAAATCATGCATACACGCGTGCATCGCCGTTGGCTTGCCGGCTGGGTTTGCTCGCAAGCCGATCTCTCCAAGGCCCCTCGTCCCTTGATCGCCGGCAATCTTACCGATCCGGCTGTTTTTGATCGCTGGCTAAAACGCGAAAAGCCCGACGTCATCATCACCTGCGATTGGGATACCGTCAGCGCACATCTCCAACGACTGCGCCTCGGCACGCCCGACGATATCGGTCTCGTTGATTTGCAATGGCTCTCACCCGACTCGGCCCGCGCCGCCGTCGATCAATCCAATCACGAGGTCGGTGCTGCCGCCGTGGATATCATCCTCGCCCAGATCAACCGCCATGAACGCGGCGAACCCGCCATACCTAAAACCGTCCTGGTGCCGGGTCGCTGGATCGAAGGCCCGTCCATCCGGCCCGCCACTTGA
- a CDS encoding PQQ-dependent sugar dehydrogenase gives MTLPRLLASFLLVPAALTTAAEQPARDARKIYAEFCASCHGANMEGGSAPSLVSGQWRYGGDDAALSTSIRNGRPQNGMPGFGATVSEKEIRGLVVFINEQAGQASSRRTPAPSPSADTVATGKLHSFRVETVVSGLREPYAIAFQPDGLVLITEKRGTLRVVEKGVLRPEPVSGLPAVDSGGQGGLFDVVLHPDFARNGWIYLAFSDQLKTEPNRGAVMTTLIRGRLKGNTWTDQQIIFRAPEETFRHGGNHFGGRLAFDKNNFLFFSIGERGNQVDAQNLTLPNGKIHRLHDDGRVPVDNPFLKTPGAIPSIWSYGHRNPQGLRFHPVTGELWEHEHGPRGGDELNIIQRGLNYGWPLATFGMNYNGTPITDVTARPDIQPPITYWLPSIAPCGLAIYTGDRFPKWKNQLFVSSLAAQELRRLEVKDGKVIDQEIIFKGLGRLRDVANGPDGLLYVLLQDRVARLAPAAE, from the coding sequence ATGACCTTGCCCCGACTCCTTGCCTCTTTTCTGCTCGTCCCAGCCGCCTTAACCACCGCAGCCGAACAGCCCGCCCGCGACGCCCGTAAAATCTACGCCGAATTCTGCGCCAGCTGCCACGGTGCCAACATGGAAGGCGGCTCCGCTCCCAGCCTCGTCTCCGGACAATGGCGCTACGGCGGCGATGACGCGGCCCTATCCACCAGCATCCGCAACGGCCGCCCCCAAAACGGCATGCCCGGCTTCGGCGCTACCGTATCCGAAAAAGAAATACGCGGTCTCGTCGTTTTCATCAACGAGCAGGCCGGCCAGGCCTCGTCGCGCCGCACACCCGCCCCCAGCCCCTCGGCCGATACCGTCGCCACCGGAAAACTTCATTCCTTCCGCGTAGAGACGGTCGTCAGCGGTCTCCGCGAACCTTACGCCATCGCCTTCCAACCCGACGGACTCGTCCTCATCACCGAAAAACGCGGCACTCTCCGCGTGGTTGAAAAGGGCGTCCTCCGCCCCGAGCCCGTCTCGGGTCTCCCCGCCGTGGACAGTGGCGGCCAGGGGGGATTGTTCGACGTCGTCCTTCACCCTGATTTCGCCCGTAACGGCTGGATCTACCTCGCGTTCTCCGACCAGCTAAAGACCGAGCCCAACCGCGGCGCCGTCATGACCACCCTCATTCGCGGACGCCTCAAGGGCAACACCTGGACCGATCAGCAGATCATCTTCCGCGCCCCCGAGGAAACCTTCCGCCACGGCGGCAACCACTTCGGCGGCCGCCTCGCCTTCGATAAAAACAACTTCCTCTTTTTCTCCATCGGCGAACGCGGCAATCAGGTCGACGCGCAGAACCTCACGCTGCCCAACGGCAAAATCCACCGCCTCCACGACGATGGCCGCGTCCCCGTCGACAATCCTTTCCTCAAGACCCCCGGCGCCATTCCCTCCATCTGGAGCTACGGCCATCGCAACCCGCAAGGGCTCCGGTTTCATCCGGTCACCGGCGAACTCTGGGAACACGAACACGGCCCGCGCGGTGGCGATGAACTCAACATCATCCAACGCGGCCTCAACTATGGCTGGCCCCTCGCGACCTTCGGCATGAACTACAACGGCACGCCCATCACCGACGTCACCGCGCGCCCCGACATCCAGCCCCCCATTACTTATTGGCTTCCGTCCATCGCTCCGTGCGGGCTCGCCATATACACCGGTGACCGCTTCCCGAAGTGGAAGAACCAGCTCTTCGTCTCTTCGCTCGCCGCGCAAGAACTTCGCCGCCTCGAGGTGAAAGACGGCAAGGTCATCGACCAGGAAATCATCTTCAAAGGCCTCGGTCGCCTGCGTGATGTAGCCAACGGTCCCGATGGCCTGCTCTACGTTCTATTGCAGGATCGGGTCGCACGTCTCGCGCCCGCGGCCGAATAA
- a CDS encoding N-acetylmuramoyl-L-alanine amidase: MPSFTEIRRPSPNFSATPAHEKLGVCFHHSVMDFEATILHMLSPESRVSYHVLIGADGTRATLVPDDHVAWHAGVSSFHGRNNCNAFLLGVSFAVDTRTTPLTTAQIASALDWLAPRWLRHGWTPACMTDHRQVAPGRKDDLAPREWLRLLAAISEHFLPVV, translated from the coding sequence ATGCCGTCGTTCACTGAAATCCGCCGGCCCTCGCCAAACTTTTCAGCCACCCCCGCCCACGAAAAACTCGGGGTGTGCTTCCACCATAGCGTGATGGATTTCGAGGCCACCATCCTGCACATGCTCAGCCCTGAAAGCCGCGTCAGCTACCACGTGCTCATCGGAGCCGACGGAACCCGCGCCACGCTCGTGCCTGACGATCATGTCGCCTGGCACGCCGGCGTATCCAGTTTCCACGGACGCAATAACTGCAACGCTTTCCTCCTCGGCGTCTCCTTCGCCGTCGACACCCGCACCACCCCGCTAACAACCGCGCAGATTGCCAGCGCCCTCGACTGGCTAGCCCCCCGCTGGCTCCGCCACGGCTGGACTCCCGCCTGCATGACCGACCACCGCCAGGTCGCCCCCGGTCGCAAAGACGACCTCGCGCCCCGCGAATGGCTGCGGCTCCTTGCCGCGATCAGCGAACACTTCCTGCCGGTCGTATGA
- a CDS encoding YchJ family protein: MSSAQPLPKPVSGQPCSCGSGIDFALCCEPIISGKRPAATAEQLMRARFTAHVANENKFLHYTYLPSSRQPFVEDDGVGPLGWTKLVIHSHEPDVKPGISYVDFTAYYAEKEATGALHEKSEFQLIDGKWLFTRTLRQGPAPIKSSAPKAGRNDPCPCGSGKKYKQCCLGKA; encoded by the coding sequence ATGTCATCCGCCCAACCTTTGCCCAAACCCGTCTCCGGCCAACCCTGCTCCTGCGGCAGCGGTATTGATTTCGCACTCTGCTGCGAGCCGATCATCAGCGGCAAACGCCCCGCCGCCACCGCCGAGCAATTGATGCGCGCCCGCTTCACCGCGCACGTCGCCAACGAGAATAAATTTCTTCATTACACCTACCTGCCCAGCTCGCGCCAGCCGTTCGTCGAGGATGACGGCGTGGGTCCGCTCGGCTGGACGAAGCTCGTCATCCACTCGCACGAGCCCGATGTGAAACCCGGCATCTCCTACGTCGATTTCACCGCCTACTACGCCGAGAAGGAAGCGACCGGCGCGCTGCACGAGAAGTCCGAGTTCCAACTCATCGACGGCAAGTGGCTTTTCACCCGCACGCTTCGCCAGGGCCCCGCCCCCATCAAATCCTCCGCCCCCAAGGCCGGTCGCAATGATCCGTGCCCTTGCGGCAGCGGCAAAAAATACAAGCAGTGCTGCCTCGGCAAAGCCTGA
- a CDS encoding glutaredoxin family protein: MTTAEKLPLLYIKPGCPWCTEVTAFLGEHGIGYREINVSEDPHEYAEMQRKSGQPRVPTLDWHGKILADFGVAELVPFLQKHNVKLEDS; the protein is encoded by the coding sequence ATGACTACCGCTGAAAAACTCCCGCTCCTTTATATCAAACCCGGCTGCCCTTGGTGCACTGAGGTCACCGCATTTTTGGGTGAGCACGGTATCGGTTACCGCGAAATCAATGTGAGCGAGGATCCGCACGAATATGCCGAGATGCAGCGCAAGTCCGGCCAGCCACGCGTGCCCACGCTCGACTGGCACGGGAAGATTCTGGCGGACTTCGGCGTGGCCGAGCTGGTGCCGTTTCTGCAGAAGCACAACGTGAAGCTCGAGGACAGTTGA
- the tsaA gene encoding tRNA (N6-threonylcarbamoyladenosine(37)-N6)-methyltransferase TrmO yields the protein MTDSLTLKPIGFIRTQKRVKFQARHQPVDGEEECNVLELLPGSNFEQALRDLAGFDRVWLLWWFHRNETWRPLVLPPRGPAQRRGVFATRSPHRPNPLGMTPVRLLGIKGRTLRLGACDLVDGTPVFDVKPYVPAYDSFPEANAGWIAEVDAVSAAPARFTVTLSEAAETQAAWLRETWEIDFTPRLVELLSHDPTPHRTRRIRKRASGTLEIGCGAWRAEFTIEGETVTVTALETGYPLRFLTREGYEEVPDRDAQMAFLARWPEIAPTQG from the coding sequence GTGACCGACTCTCTCACACTCAAACCCATCGGATTCATTCGCACGCAGAAGCGGGTGAAATTTCAGGCGAGACATCAGCCCGTCGACGGCGAGGAAGAGTGCAACGTGCTGGAATTGCTGCCGGGGTCCAACTTCGAACAGGCGCTGCGGGATCTCGCGGGTTTTGATCGCGTGTGGTTGTTGTGGTGGTTTCACCGCAACGAGACGTGGCGTCCGCTGGTGCTGCCACCGCGCGGGCCGGCTCAACGTCGCGGGGTATTTGCGACGCGATCGCCTCACCGGCCTAATCCGCTCGGGATGACGCCGGTGCGGTTGCTCGGTATCAAAGGCCGCACGCTGCGTCTCGGCGCGTGCGATCTCGTCGATGGCACGCCGGTCTTCGATGTGAAACCTTACGTGCCCGCGTATGATTCTTTTCCCGAGGCGAACGCGGGCTGGATTGCGGAGGTGGACGCGGTGTCGGCAGCACCGGCGCGGTTCACGGTCACGCTCTCCGAAGCTGCCGAAACGCAGGCCGCATGGCTGCGCGAAACTTGGGAGATCGATTTTACACCGCGTCTAGTGGAGTTGCTGTCGCATGATCCCACGCCGCATCGCACGCGACGCATCCGCAAGCGGGCGTCGGGCACGTTGGAGATCGGCTGCGGCGCGTGGCGCGCGGAGTTCACCATCGAAGGCGAGACGGTGACCGTGACGGCATTGGAGACGGGCTATCCGCTGCGCTTCCTGACGCGTGAAGGCTACGAGGAAGTTCCCGACCGCGATGCGCAGATGGCGTTTCTCGCGCGCTGGCCGGAGATCGCGCCGACTCAGGGTTGA
- a CDS encoding TspO/MBR family protein, which yields MQNRSWPALIGFILLVATVSALGGWITSTSVTTWFPSLDKPSWNPPGWLFGPVWTVLYGMMAFVAWRLWRVRDSVPAARRVLVFWFVQLALNCAWSFLFFGLRSPAAGLIDIIPLLVVITWILVSLWRIDRVLACLWTPYVLWVSFATALNASIWLRQT from the coding sequence ATGCAAAACCGCTCCTGGCCCGCCCTGATCGGCTTCATCCTGCTGGTCGCCACCGTGTCCGCACTCGGCGGCTGGATCACCTCGACCAGCGTCACCACGTGGTTTCCCTCGCTGGACAAACCGTCGTGGAATCCACCCGGCTGGTTATTCGGCCCGGTCTGGACCGTTCTCTACGGCATGATGGCTTTTGTCGCCTGGCGGCTCTGGCGGGTGCGCGACTCGGTTCCGGCTGCACGCCGCGTGCTCGTGTTTTGGTTCGTCCAACTCGCACTCAACTGCGCGTGGTCTTTCCTTTTCTTCGGACTGCGTTCACCCGCCGCCGGCCTGATCGACATCATCCCACTGCTTGTCGTGATTACGTGGATACTCGTTTCGCTGTGGCGTATCGACCGCGTGCTGGCATGCCTGTGGACGCCTTACGTGTTATGGGTAAGTTTTGCGACCGCCCTCAACGCGTCCATCTGGCTGCGCCAGACGTGA
- a CDS encoding lipocalin family protein: MKNTTPKSLATVKSVDLDRYMGRWHVIAYTPNFFEDGKVATSDNYVKHADGTMAADYVFRRKNFEAPEKTWHGKAWVTNTQTNAEWKVRLFWPFTSDYLILELDADYRWAVVASNGGKLVWVLAREHTLPDSVYTDLLKRIDARGLDSSRLARVPQPGS; encoded by the coding sequence ATGAAAAACACCACGCCCAAGAGCCTTGCCACGGTGAAGTCGGTCGATCTCGACCGCTACATGGGCCGATGGCACGTCATCGCCTACACCCCGAATTTCTTTGAAGACGGCAAGGTGGCCACGTCCGACAACTACGTGAAACACGCCGACGGCACGATGGCCGCCGATTATGTTTTCCGTCGCAAGAATTTCGAAGCGCCGGAAAAAACCTGGCATGGCAAGGCGTGGGTGACCAATACCCAGACCAATGCCGAGTGGAAGGTGCGCCTCTTCTGGCCGTTCACCAGCGACTACCTCATCCTCGAGCTTGATGCCGATTACCGCTGGGCGGTGGTGGCGTCAAATGGCGGAAAACTCGTCTGGGTGCTGGCCCGTGAACACACGCTGCCGGATTCGGTTTATACCGATCTCCTCAAGCGTATCGATGCGCGCGGACTTGATTCCTCGCGTCTGGCTCGCGTGCCGCAACCCGGCTCGTGA